A DNA window from Streptomyces sp. 71268 contains the following coding sequences:
- the aceE gene encoding pyruvate dehydrogenase (acetyl-transferring), homodimeric type: MASGSDRNPIIIGGLPSQVPDFDPEETQEWLDSLDAAVDERGRERARYLMLRLIERAREKRVAVPEMRSTDYVNTIATKDEPFFPGNEEIERKVLNATRWNAAVMVSRAQRPGIGVGGHIATFASSASLYDVGFNHFFRGKDAGDGGDQIFFQGHASPGIYARAFLLDRLNEHHLDAFRQEKSKAPYGLSSYPHPRLMPDFWEFPTVSMGLGPLGAIYQARMNRYMEARGIADTSASHVWAYLGDGEMDEPESLGQLSIAAREGLDNLTFVVNCNLQRLDGPVRGNGKVMQELESQFRGAGWNVIKLVWDRSWDPLLAQDRDGVLVNKLNTTPDGQFQTYATETGAYIRQHFFGDDHRLRAMVEGMTDDQILHLGRGGHDHRKIYAAYAAAKAHKGQPTVILAQTVKGWTLGPNFEGRNATHQMKKLTVEDLKRFRDRLHLPIADKELESGLPPYYHPGRDSEEIQYMHDRRKALGGYVPTRVVRAKPLPQPDEKLYAAAKKGSGQQSIATTMAFVRVLKDLMRDKEIGKRFVLIAPDEYRTFGMDAFFPSAKIYNPLGQQYESVDRDLLLAYKESPTGQMLHDGISEAGCTASLIAAGSAYATHGEPLIPVYVFYSMFGFQRTGDQFWQMADQLSRGFVLGATAGRTTLTGEGLQHADGHSQLLASTNPACVSYDPAYGYEIAHIVQDGLRRMYGETADGQPGEDVFYYLTVYNEPIQHPAEPADVDVEGILKGIYHLRSGEKGAIPAQILASGVAVPWALEAQRILADEWNVKADVWSATSWNELRRDAVEVEEHNLLHPEEEQRVPYVTRKLADAQGPFVAVSDWMRAVPDQIARWVPGRYQSLGADGFGFADTRGAARRYFNIDAQSIVLGVLTELAQEGKVDRSLLKQAIDRYQLLDATAADPGAAGGDA, encoded by the coding sequence GTGGCTTCCGGATCAGATCGCAACCCGATCATCATTGGCGGCCTTCCCAGCCAGGTCCCGGACTTCGATCCCGAAGAGACCCAGGAATGGCTCGACTCGCTCGACGCAGCCGTCGATGAGCGAGGCCGGGAACGCGCCCGCTACCTGATGCTCCGCCTGATCGAGCGCGCCCGCGAAAAGCGGGTTGCCGTGCCCGAGATGCGCAGCACGGACTACGTCAACACCATCGCGACCAAGGACGAGCCGTTCTTCCCCGGAAACGAGGAGATCGAGCGCAAGGTCCTGAACGCGACCCGGTGGAACGCGGCCGTCATGGTCTCGCGCGCGCAGCGCCCCGGCATCGGCGTCGGCGGCCACATCGCCACCTTCGCCTCCTCGGCCTCCCTGTATGACGTGGGCTTCAACCACTTCTTCCGGGGCAAGGACGCGGGTGACGGCGGCGACCAGATCTTCTTCCAGGGCCACGCCTCGCCCGGCATCTACGCCCGCGCCTTCCTCCTCGACCGGCTGAACGAGCACCACCTCGACGCCTTCCGGCAGGAGAAGTCCAAGGCCCCCTACGGCCTGTCCAGCTACCCGCACCCGCGGCTGATGCCGGACTTCTGGGAGTTCCCGACCGTCTCCATGGGCCTCGGCCCGCTCGGCGCGATCTACCAGGCGCGGATGAACCGCTACATGGAGGCCCGCGGCATCGCCGACACCTCCGCCTCGCACGTCTGGGCCTACCTGGGCGACGGCGAGATGGACGAGCCCGAGTCGCTGGGCCAGCTCTCCATCGCCGCCCGCGAGGGCCTGGACAACCTGACCTTCGTCGTCAACTGCAACCTGCAGCGCCTCGACGGCCCGGTGCGCGGCAACGGCAAGGTCATGCAGGAGCTGGAGTCGCAGTTCCGCGGCGCCGGCTGGAACGTGATCAAGCTCGTGTGGGACCGGAGCTGGGACCCGCTGCTCGCGCAGGACCGGGACGGCGTGCTGGTCAACAAGCTGAACACGACCCCGGACGGTCAGTTCCAGACGTACGCGACCGAGACCGGCGCCTACATCCGCCAGCACTTCTTCGGCGACGACCACCGGCTGCGCGCCATGGTCGAGGGCATGACCGACGACCAGATCCTGCACCTGGGCCGTGGTGGCCACGACCACCGCAAGATCTACGCGGCGTACGCGGCGGCCAAGGCGCACAAGGGCCAGCCCACCGTGATCCTGGCGCAGACCGTCAAGGGCTGGACGCTCGGGCCGAACTTCGAGGGCCGCAACGCGACCCACCAGATGAAGAAGCTCACGGTCGAGGACCTCAAGCGCTTCCGTGACCGGCTGCACCTGCCGATCGCGGACAAGGAGCTGGAGTCGGGTCTTCCCCCGTACTACCACCCGGGTCGCGACTCCGAGGAGATCCAGTACATGCACGACCGCCGCAAGGCGCTGGGCGGCTACGTGCCGACCCGTGTCGTGCGCGCGAAGCCGCTGCCGCAGCCGGACGAGAAGCTGTACGCGGCGGCCAAGAAGGGCTCCGGCCAGCAGTCGATCGCCACCACCATGGCCTTCGTGCGGGTCCTGAAGGACCTGATGCGGGACAAGGAGATCGGCAAGCGCTTCGTGCTGATCGCCCCCGACGAGTACCGCACCTTCGGCATGGACGCGTTCTTCCCGTCGGCCAAGATCTACAACCCGCTGGGCCAGCAGTACGAGTCCGTCGACCGCGACCTCCTCCTGGCGTACAAGGAGTCCCCCACCGGCCAGATGCTGCACGACGGCATCTCCGAGGCGGGCTGTACCGCGTCGCTGATCGCGGCCGGTTCCGCGTACGCCACGCACGGTGAGCCGCTGATCCCGGTCTACGTCTTCTACTCGATGTTCGGGTTCCAGCGCACCGGTGACCAGTTCTGGCAGATGGCCGACCAGCTCTCGCGCGGTTTCGTCCTCGGCGCGACCGCCGGGCGCACGACGCTGACCGGTGAGGGCCTCCAGCACGCCGACGGCCACTCGCAGCTCCTGGCCTCGACGAACCCGGCGTGCGTGTCCTACGACCCGGCGTACGGGTACGAGATCGCGCACATCGTGCAGGACGGCCTGCGCCGGATGTACGGCGAGACCGCGGACGGCCAGCCGGGCGAGGACGTCTTCTACTACCTCACCGTCTACAACGAGCCCATCCAGCACCCGGCGGAGCCCGCCGACGTGGACGTCGAGGGCATCCTCAAGGGCATCTACCACCTGAGGTCGGGCGAGAAGGGCGCCATCCCGGCGCAGATTCTCGCCTCCGGCGTGGCCGTGCCGTGGGCGCTGGAGGCCCAGCGGATCCTGGCCGACGAGTGGAACGTCAAGGCGGACGTCTGGTCGGCGACCTCCTGGAACGAGCTGCGCCGCGACGCCGTGGAGGTGGAGGAGCACAACCTCCTGCACCCGGAGGAGGAGCAGCGCGTGCCCTACGTGACGCGCAAGCTCGCCGACGCGCAGGGCCCGTTCGTGGCCGTCTCCGACTGGATGCGCGCGGTTCCCGACCAGATCGCCCGCTGGGTGCCCGGCCGGTACCAGTCGCTGGGCGCCGACGGCTTCGGCTTCGCCGACACCCGGGGAGCGGCCCGCCGCTACTTCAACATCGACGCCCAGTCGATCGTTCTCGGCGTGCTCACGGAGCTCGCCCAGGAGGGCAAGGTCGACCGCTCCCTTCTCAAGCAGGCCATCGACCGCTACCAGCTCCTGGACGCCACCGCGGCCGACCCGGGCGCGGCGGGCGGCGACGCGTGA
- a CDS encoding DUF3052 domain-containing protein → MSATADHAEERTNPAARLGFEPGQVVQEIGYDDDVEQELREGIEELTGTELVDEDYDDVADAVVLWFREDDGDLTDALVDATTMIDEGGSVWLLTPKTGRDGYVEPSDIGEAATTAGLSQTRSISAGKDWSGSRLVTPKTARSAKR, encoded by the coding sequence GTGAGCGCGACCGCGGACCACGCGGAGGAGCGGACCAATCCGGCCGCCAGGCTGGGTTTCGAGCCCGGGCAGGTGGTCCAGGAGATCGGCTACGACGACGACGTGGAGCAGGAGCTGCGTGAGGGCATCGAGGAGCTCACCGGCACCGAGCTCGTCGACGAGGACTACGACGACGTGGCCGACGCCGTGGTGCTGTGGTTCCGAGAGGACGACGGCGACCTGACCGACGCGCTCGTGGACGCCACCACGATGATCGACGAAGGCGGCTCGGTCTGGTTGCTGACCCCGAAGACCGGTCGCGACGGGTACGTGGAGCCCAGCGACATCGGTGAGGCGGCGACGACCGCCGGTCTGTCCCAGACCAGGAGCATCAGCGCCGGGAAGGACTGGAGCGGCAGCCGCCTGGTCACCCCGAAGACGGCTCGCTCCGCCAAGCGCTGA
- a CDS encoding peroxiredoxin — MAVEVGAKAPEFALRTQHGEQVTLSEFRGERNVVLLFYPFAFTGVCTGELRALRDELPKFVNDEVQLLAVSNDSPFSLRVFAEQEGFEFPLLSDFWPHGEVSRAYGVFDEEKGCAVRGTFVIDKEGVVRWTVVNGLPDARDLNDYAKALAEL, encoded by the coding sequence ATGGCCGTCGAGGTCGGTGCGAAGGCCCCGGAATTCGCGCTGCGGACCCAGCATGGCGAACAGGTCACGCTCTCGGAGTTCCGCGGCGAGCGGAACGTCGTACTGCTCTTCTACCCGTTCGCCTTCACCGGTGTCTGCACGGGCGAGCTGCGCGCGCTCCGCGACGAACTGCCGAAGTTCGTCAACGACGAGGTCCAGCTCCTCGCGGTCTCCAACGACTCGCCGTTCAGCCTGCGCGTCTTCGCCGAGCAGGAGGGGTTCGAGTTCCCGCTGCTCTCCGACTTCTGGCCGCACGGCGAGGTCTCCCGGGCCTACGGCGTCTTCGACGAGGAGAAGGGTTGCGCGGTGCGCGGCACCTTCGTCATCGACAAGGAGGGCGTGGTGCGCTGGACGGTCGTCAACGGCCTGCCGGACGCCCGCGACCTGAACGACTACGCCAAGGCGCTCGCGGAGCTCTAG
- a CDS encoding TerD family protein encodes MGVSLSKGGNVSLTKEAPNLTAVIVGLGWDARTTTGTDFDLDASALLANAEGKVANDSNFVFFNNLKSPDGSVEHTGDNITGEGEGDDEQIKVNLAAVPADVAKIVFPVSIYDAETRQQSFGQVRNAFIRVVNQADNVELARYDLSEDASTETAMVFGELYRNGAEWKFRAIGQGYASGLRGIAQDFGVNV; translated from the coding sequence GTGGGAGTCAGCCTCAGCAAGGGCGGCAACGTCTCGCTGACCAAGGAAGCCCCTAACCTGACCGCCGTTATCGTCGGTCTCGGCTGGGACGCCCGTACGACCACGGGCACTGACTTCGACCTCGACGCCAGCGCGCTGCTGGCGAACGCCGAGGGCAAGGTCGCCAACGACTCGAACTTCGTCTTCTTCAACAACCTGAAGAGCCCCGACGGCTCCGTGGAGCACACCGGTGACAACATCACCGGTGAGGGCGAGGGCGACGACGAGCAGATCAAGGTGAACCTGGCCGCTGTTCCGGCCGATGTCGCCAAGATCGTTTTCCCGGTCTCGATCTACGACGCCGAGACCCGCCAGCAGAGCTTCGGCCAGGTGCGCAACGCGTTCATCCGCGTCGTCAACCAGGCCGACAACGTCGAGCTGGCGCGCTACGACCTGAGCGAGGACGCCTCGACCGAGACCGCGATGGTCTTCGGCGAGCTGTACCGCAACGGCGCCGAGTGGAAGTTCCGGGCCATTGGTCAGGGGTACGCCTCGGGCCTGCGCGGTATCGCGCAGGACTTCGGCGTCAACGTCTGA
- a CDS encoding TerD family protein, which translates to MGVTLAKGGNVSLSKAAPNLTQVLVGLGWDARSTTGAPFDLDASALLCRSGRVLGDEYFVFYNNLKSPEGSVEHTGDNLTGEGDGDDESLIVDLTKVPTEVDKIIFPVSIHDADARGQSFGQVSNAFIRVVNQADGSELARYDLSEDASSETAMIFGEVYRYGGEWKFRAVGQGYASGLRGIALDFGVNVS; encoded by the coding sequence ATGGGCGTAACGCTCGCCAAGGGAGGCAACGTCTCCCTCTCGAAGGCCGCGCCGAATCTCACCCAGGTGCTGGTGGGGCTCGGCTGGGACGCGCGCTCCACCACCGGTGCGCCGTTCGACCTGGACGCCAGCGCGCTGCTGTGCCGGTCGGGGCGGGTGCTGGGGGACGAGTACTTCGTCTTCTACAACAACCTCAAGAGCCCCGAGGGCTCCGTGGAGCACACCGGCGACAACCTCACCGGCGAGGGCGACGGTGACGACGAGTCGCTGATCGTGGACCTGACCAAGGTGCCGACCGAGGTCGACAAGATCATCTTCCCGGTCTCCATCCACGACGCCGACGCCAGGGGCCAGAGCTTCGGTCAGGTGAGCAACGCGTTCATCCGCGTGGTCAACCAGGCCGACGGCAGCGAGCTGGCCCGCTACGACCTGAGCGAGGACGCGTCGAGCGAGACGGCGATGATCTTCGGCGAGGTGTACCGGTACGGCGGCGAGTGGAAGTTCCGTGCCGTCGGGCAGGGGTACGCGTCGGGTCTGCGGGGCATCGCTCTAGACTTCGGGGTCAACGTTTCGTAA
- a CDS encoding DUF475 domain-containing protein encodes MLLRTFGWSFGVTAAGLACAAIFWGWEAFAIVAILSVLEISLSFDNAVVNAGVLKKMNAFWQKIFLSVGIIIAVFGMRLVFPVVIVAVTAQMGPIEAVELAMNDADKYEQLVTDAHPAIASFGGMFLLMIFLDFIFDDHEHKWIGWLERPLSRLGRIDGFSVCVALIVLLVAATTWAESAAQHGGGHVDKAATVMLSGIAGLITYLIVGGLSGHFENKLEEEEEREHEAEEQAKKAGKEPTMVGLAGKAAFFMFLYLEVLDASFSFDGVIGAFAVTNHIFWMALGLGIGAMYVRSLTVYLVREGTLDDYVYLEHGAHYAIGALAALLLVTIKWHIHEVITGGIGVALIAGSFWSSVVRNRRIAAEEGGAGGSNEKSEVTSRV; translated from the coding sequence GTGCTCCTGAGAACCTTCGGCTGGTCTTTCGGCGTCACCGCCGCGGGACTCGCCTGTGCTGCGATCTTCTGGGGCTGGGAGGCCTTCGCGATCGTCGCGATCCTCTCCGTCCTGGAGATCTCACTCTCCTTCGACAACGCGGTCGTCAATGCCGGCGTGCTGAAGAAGATGAACGCCTTCTGGCAGAAGATCTTCCTGAGCGTCGGCATCATCATCGCCGTGTTCGGTATGCGACTGGTCTTCCCCGTCGTCATCGTCGCCGTCACCGCCCAGATGGGGCCCATCGAGGCCGTCGAACTGGCGATGAACGACGCCGACAAGTACGAGCAGTTGGTCACGGACGCGCATCCGGCCATCGCCTCCTTCGGAGGCATGTTCCTGCTCATGATCTTCCTCGACTTCATCTTCGACGATCACGAGCACAAGTGGATCGGGTGGCTTGAGCGCCCGCTGTCGCGGCTCGGCAGGATCGACGGCTTCTCGGTGTGCGTGGCCCTCATCGTGCTGCTGGTCGCCGCCACCACCTGGGCCGAATCGGCCGCGCAACACGGCGGCGGACACGTGGACAAGGCGGCGACGGTGATGCTGTCCGGCATCGCCGGCCTGATCACGTATCTGATCGTCGGCGGACTCTCCGGACACTTCGAGAACAAGCTCGAAGAAGAGGAGGAGCGCGAGCACGAGGCGGAGGAGCAGGCCAAGAAGGCGGGCAAGGAGCCCACCATGGTCGGCCTCGCCGGCAAGGCCGCGTTCTTCATGTTCCTCTACCTTGAGGTGCTGGACGCGTCCTTCTCCTTCGACGGCGTGATCGGCGCCTTCGCGGTCACCAACCACATCTTCTGGATGGCGCTCGGCCTCGGCATCGGCGCCATGTACGTCCGGTCGCTCACGGTCTACCTCGTTCGCGAGGGCACCCTGGACGACTACGTCTACCTGGAGCACGGCGCGCACTACGCGATCGGCGCACTGGCCGCGCTGCTGCTGGTGACCATCAAGTGGCACATCCACGAGGTCATCACCGGTGGCATCGGCGTCGCGTTGATCGCCGGTTCGTTCTGGTCCTCGGTCGTCCGCAACCGTCGCATCGCGGCGGAAGAGGGCGGCGCTGGTGGCTCGAACGAGAAGTCCGAGGTCACCTCCAGAGTGTGA
- a CDS encoding Tellurium resistance gives MPLWSGWGRGAGQDFDSGGASGAVELTKRHPTVSLTKQGAASGNLRVNLSWQMRTTDFNAKPNRGLWRNPLQMFKPQPVQTQGPAMVNVDLDLACMYEMQSGSKGVVQPLGNFFGSLNEPPYVHLSGDDRFGSASGETVYINLDHKDDFSRLLIFVYIYDGTPAFDRTHGVVTLYPSSGPRIEITLDERAPQARSCAVVLIENIKGEIVVRREVKYVYGFQAELDRLYGWGLQWGRGYKKTKV, from the coding sequence ATGCCGTTGTGGAGCGGCTGGGGACGCGGAGCGGGGCAGGACTTCGACAGCGGCGGTGCCTCCGGGGCCGTCGAGCTGACCAAGCGACATCCGACCGTCTCGCTCACCAAACAGGGCGCGGCCAGCGGCAACCTACGGGTCAACCTCTCCTGGCAGATGCGCACCACCGACTTCAACGCCAAGCCGAACCGAGGGCTGTGGCGCAACCCGCTCCAGATGTTCAAGCCGCAGCCGGTCCAGACCCAGGGGCCCGCGATGGTCAACGTGGACCTGGACCTGGCGTGCATGTACGAGATGCAGAGCGGCAGCAAGGGCGTGGTGCAGCCGCTGGGCAACTTCTTCGGGTCGCTGAACGAGCCGCCCTACGTGCACCTCAGCGGTGACGACCGGTTCGGCTCGGCCTCCGGCGAGACCGTCTACATCAACCTCGACCACAAGGACGACTTCAGCCGGCTGCTGATCTTCGTCTACATCTACGACGGCACGCCCGCCTTCGACCGGACGCACGGGGTGGTCACGCTCTACCCGAGCAGCGGGCCGCGCATCGAGATCACCCTCGACGAGCGGGCCCCGCAGGCGCGCTCGTGCGCCGTGGTGCTCATCGAGAACATCAAGGGCGAGATCGTGGTGCGCCGCGAGGTGAAGTACGTCTACGGCTTCCAGGCGGAGCTGGACCGGCTGTACGGCTGGGGACTCCAGTGGGGCCGGGGCTACAAGAAGACCAAGGTCTGA
- a CDS encoding TerD family protein — protein sequence MTHAMSKGSNIPLPATAVRAVLQWTPGSGVPDVDASALLLAADGHVRSDEDFVFYNQPRHPSGLVRHLPKQRIADGLTDTIEADLGSLEAGVNRVVLAASADGGPFGLVRDLCLRLYDSAAADGAEPFAVFNVVAETGEETALICGELYRRGDRWKFRALGQGYDSGLVGLATEFGISVDDSEAPQSPEPPAPAPHPGAPGPGAPSPAAGPVPVPAQPVGGYGFPPPPPAPPTAPPAAPPAVPPQPATAPAYAAGAGARHDAQWAGHPRQPPVPPQQPAYGYPPHPAYGYPQHPQPVAPPPHQFRLPPQGPQFQRRR from the coding sequence ATGACGCACGCGATGTCGAAAGGGTCGAACATCCCGCTGCCGGCAACGGCCGTACGGGCGGTGCTGCAGTGGACGCCGGGTTCCGGCGTGCCGGACGTGGATGCCTCGGCACTGCTGCTCGCCGCCGACGGACACGTGCGCTCGGACGAGGACTTCGTCTTCTACAACCAGCCCCGCCACCCCTCCGGCCTCGTCCGGCACCTGCCCAAGCAGCGGATCGCCGACGGGCTCACGGACACCATCGAGGCCGACCTGGGCTCCCTGGAGGCCGGCGTGAACCGGGTGGTGCTCGCGGCCTCCGCCGACGGCGGCCCCTTCGGCCTGGTCCGGGACCTGTGCCTGCGGCTGTACGACAGCGCGGCGGCCGACGGCGCGGAGCCCTTTGCCGTCTTCAACGTCGTCGCCGAGACGGGCGAGGAGACGGCGCTCATCTGCGGCGAGCTCTACCGACGCGGCGACCGCTGGAAGTTCCGCGCGCTCGGCCAGGGCTACGACTCCGGCCTGGTCGGCCTCGCCACGGAGTTCGGCATCTCGGTGGACGACTCCGAGGCGCCCCAGTCCCCCGAACCTCCCGCGCCCGCCCCACACCCCGGGGCACCGGGCCCCGGCGCCCCGAGCCCGGCGGCCGGCCCCGTACCGGTCCCGGCCCAGCCCGTGGGAGGCTACGGCTTCCCGCCACCCCCGCCCGCGCCACCGACGGCTCCGCCGGCCGCGCCACCGGCCGTCCCGCCCCAGCCCGCGACCGCCCCCGCGTACGCCGCGGGCGCCGGCGCGCGGCACGACGCCCAGTGGGCCGGGCACCCGCGGCAACCGCCGGTGCCTCCGCAGCAGCCGGCCTACGGCTATCCGCCGCACCCCGCGTACGGCTACCCGCAGCACCCGCAGCCAGTGGCCCCACCACCGCACCAGTTCCGACTTCCGCCGCAGGGACCGCAGTTCCAACGGCGCCGCTGA
- a CDS encoding HpcH/HpaI aldolase/citrate lyase family protein has translation MRHFGYLSAAARKDLFHREPIEFTPDAPAGTLAVALGATLYSPATRQGLADAIVKQAGRGVVSMVLCLEDSIDDSEVTQAEENLVRQFAALAARTDDPPLPLLFIRVRAAEQIPDLVRRLGASVRLLSGFVLPKFTEERGVPFLEALTSCSPDLERRLYAMPVLESPELLHLETRGETLSGIARTVDKYRDRVLALRLGVTDFCSAYGLRRAPDMTAYDVQLVASVIADVVNVLGRADGTGFTVTGPVWEYFKPHERMFKPQLRRSPFTGEAEALRTALIEHDMDGLLREIELDRANGLQGKTCIHPTHVAPVHALSVVSHEEFSDAVDILAPRRGGGGVLRSAYTNKMNEVKPHRAWAERTMLRAEVFGVAREGVGFVELLSAGLPAAG, from the coding sequence ATGCGTCATTTCGGATATCTGTCGGCGGCGGCGCGGAAGGATCTGTTCCACCGCGAGCCCATCGAGTTCACGCCGGACGCGCCGGCCGGCACCCTCGCCGTCGCGCTCGGAGCCACCCTCTACAGCCCCGCGACCCGCCAGGGCCTCGCCGACGCCATCGTCAAACAGGCAGGTCGGGGCGTGGTTTCGATGGTGCTGTGCCTGGAGGACTCGATCGACGACAGCGAGGTGACGCAGGCGGAGGAGAACCTGGTCCGCCAGTTCGCCGCGCTGGCCGCGCGCACGGACGACCCGCCCCTGCCGCTGCTGTTCATACGCGTGCGGGCCGCCGAACAGATCCCGGATCTGGTACGGCGGCTCGGCGCATCCGTGCGATTGCTGTCTGGTTTTGTACTTCCCAAGTTCACCGAGGAGCGTGGCGTACCGTTCCTGGAGGCGCTGACCTCGTGCAGCCCGGACCTGGAGCGGCGGCTGTACGCCATGCCGGTCCTGGAGTCGCCGGAGCTGCTGCACCTGGAGACCCGCGGGGAGACGCTGAGCGGCATCGCCCGCACCGTCGACAAGTACCGGGACCGGGTGCTGGCCCTGCGCCTGGGCGTCACCGACTTCTGCTCCGCCTACGGGCTACGTCGGGCGCCCGACATGACGGCGTACGACGTGCAGTTGGTCGCCTCCGTCATCGCGGACGTGGTCAACGTGCTCGGCCGCGCGGACGGCACCGGGTTCACCGTGACCGGCCCGGTGTGGGAGTACTTCAAGCCGCACGAGCGGATGTTCAAGCCGCAGCTTCGGCGCAGCCCCTTCACCGGAGAGGCCGAGGCGCTGCGTACCGCGCTCATCGAGCACGACATGGACGGCCTGCTGCGCGAGATCGAACTCGACCGCGCCAACGGCCTCCAGGGCAAGACCTGCATCCACCCCACCCACGTGGCCCCCGTGCACGCGTTGTCGGTCGTCAGCCACGAGGAGTTCAGCGACGCGGTCGACATCCTCGCGCCGCGGCGCGGCGGTGGCGGCGTGCTGCGTTCCGCGTACACGAACAAGATGAACGAGGTGAAGCCGCACCGCGCCTGGGCGGAGCGCACCATGTTGCGCGCCGAGGTGTTCGGCGTGGCGCGCGAGGGTGTGGGCTTCGTGGAACTGCTCTCGGCGGGGCTGCCGGCGGCCGGCTGA